TAGCCTGGATGTACGTAAAAACGGGAAATCTCTGGATGCCGATCGGTTTTCATATGGCATGGAATTATTTTCAAGGCAATGTCTTTGGGTTTCCGGTAAGCGGAACGACACGGCACGGGCTGTATACGATCAAAGAAACAGAGAACGTGCTTTGGTCCGGCGGATCGTTCGGCCCGGAAGCGGGTCTCGCGGCGACACTCGTTTTGCTCGCATTGACAGCTGTAATATGGAAAATGCCGGTCACCACGCCTTACCGGGCTTACGGACGAATGTGAATGATCCGAATGTTCAAGCATTTTGTTCGAAGCCTCCGTTCAGGTTCGTTACAATAAAAGAAAAAGGAGGAAAACGAATGTTGCTGGAACAGATGCCGAAAGTGACGCTGCGGGATTTGGACGGGAATGCCGTGTCGACGGAAGATTACCGGGGCAAGAAAACGCTCGTGTTCATGTGGGCGTCCTGGTGACGATGCCGCC
This portion of the Bacillales bacterium genome encodes:
- a CDS encoding redoxin family protein: MLLEQMPKVTLRDLDGNAVSTEDYRGKKTLVFMWASW